ATTATTGGTTGGAAAATCGAAAACAAAAATGGAAAAAGTACTGCAGGTTTTTAGCCCTGAATATAAGACTTCGGACAATCACCAAGTAAATTTTAAAGGTGATTTAAACGAGCCTTTGGTAAAAAAAATAGTCGCCCGATTAGAAAGAGCAATGGCAAGTGAGGAGATACGAGAAAAAATGGATGTTGAAGATGAAATAGACCGCATATTTGAACGAGAGTTGGCAAAATTGGCTATGGAAAAAGACAAGATTATTGCAGCTAAAGACCAAGCGTTAGAAGCCGAACGACAAAAAGCAGAAATCGAACGACAAAAAGCAGAAATCGAACGACAAAAAGCAGAAACCGAACGACAAAAAGCAGAAGTTCTACTTAAAGAATTGGCGGAATTGCGCAAGCAAATGAAAAACAAAGACCAGTCTTGACAACTTTTTGCATACGGAGATGTCGTAGATAAATGATCCAGAAAATGCCTTAACAGCACAAGCCTTGATTAACCTGTAACACTTGTGGATATTAGAACCCACAAAGCCGCTATTTCCTAAAAAAGGACTGCCCTTGAAGGACAGCCCTTAGCCCTATTACCAAAAGAGAGGAGGATAGAGGAGAGATGATTTGTTAAGCGGCAACAGTGTCTTTTTCTATAACAGACTTTGCCGTTTGTAACTTTTGCAAATATTGGTGAACGTTTTTTGCCGTTTCGCGCCCTTCACGGATGGCCCAGACGACAAGCGATTGCCCACGCCGACAATCTCCGGCAGCAAAAATGCCCTGAACCGAGGTCTCGTGATGTTTAAAAGCGGCCTTATAGTTGGAACGGACGTCAATTTCCAACCCAAAAGCCTCGGCAAGTGTATTTTCCGGTCCTAAGAAGCCCATAGAGAGCAAAACCAAATCGGCCTCCCACGTCTTTTCGGTTCCGGCCATCTCGGTCAGTTTTCCACTTTCCCAGGAGACATTAACGGTTTTGATACCCACCACATGGCCATGTTCATTCCCAACAAAGCCCTTCGTGACCACTGAATAGGTGCGAGGATCACTTCCGAAAACGGTTTCGGCTTCGGCGTGGCCATAATCCACCCGTAAAATGCGCGGCCACTCTGGCCATGGGTTGTTCTCCGCTCGGCTAACGGGTGGCTTTGGCATAATCTCGAAATTGACAACAGACGCACAACCATGGCGGATAGCCGTTGCGATACAATCGGTTCCGGTATCGCCCCCACCAATCACAAGTACCTTTTTACCTTTGGCATCCATAAACGGAACATTGGCAGCATCACCGTCCAACACGTTTTTGGTATTGGCCTCAAGGAAGTCCATAGCAAAGTGAATCCCGACCAATTCGCGTCCCGGTACATTCAAGTCACGTGGGCACGTTGCACCAACGGCCAGCACGATCGCATCATATTCGTCACGCAAACGTTCTGGAGCCACATTTTGTCCGATATGTGCTCCCGTAACAAAGTGGATTCCGGCTTCTTGTAGCAATTTCACGCGCCTTTCTACCACCTTTTTGTCTAATTTCATGTTAGGAATGCCATAGGTTAGCAAGCCACCAATGCGGTCGTTCCGCTCATAGACGGTCACGGAATGGCCTAATTTATTTAGTTCATCGGCAGCGGCCAATCCTGCAGGCCCA
Above is a genomic segment from Rhodothermia bacterium containing:
- a CDS encoding glutamate synthase subunit beta, with the translated sequence MGKPTGFLEFARQTIPYRPTLDRIRDAAEIYTQPNEAALQTQGARCMDCGIPFCHSETGCPVDNLIPEWNDLVYRGEWKTALERLHKTNNFPEFTGRVCPAPCEGSCTLGINEQPVTIKNIEQSIIDRGFEEGWVSTNKPRFRTGFRVAIVGSGPAGLAAADELNKLGHSVTVYERNDRIGGLLTYGIPNMKLDKKVVERRVKLLQEAGIHFVTGAHIGQNVAPERLRDEYDAIVLAVGATCPRDLNVPGRELVGIHFAMDFLEANTKNVLDGDAANVPFMDAKGKKVLVIGGGDTGTDCIATAIRHGCASVVNFEIMPKPPVSRAENNPWPEWPRILRVDYGHAEAETVFGSDPRTYSVVTKGFVGNEHGHVVGIKTVNVSWESGKLTEMAGTEKTWEADLVLLSMGFLGPENTLAEAFGLEIDVRSNYKAAFKHHETSVQGIFAAGDCRRGQSLVVWAIREGRETAKNVHQYLQKLQTAKSVIEKDTVAA